One Tolypothrix bouteillei VB521301 DNA window includes the following coding sequences:
- a CDS encoding response regulator transcription factor, translating to MRILVVEDDAQIADMLAEALTNRQYVVDVVQDGETALNYVQTLNYDLILLDITLPKLDGIGFCQQVRHGARAIADDGCNFSIPILMLTARDTVADKIAGLDAGADDYMVKPFDLGELMARVRALLRRGSSRVGAKLFWGNLCISPSTYEVTYEDRFVNLTPKEYAILELLVSSGRRVLSRPGIIERVWSLEDPPSEETVKSHIKSLRQKLREVGAPDDFIETVHGLGYRLKQL from the coding sequence ATGCGTATTTTGGTAGTTGAAGATGATGCCCAAATTGCTGATATGCTAGCGGAGGCTCTAACCAACCGTCAGTATGTGGTGGACGTGGTACAGGATGGCGAAACAGCATTGAACTATGTTCAAACTCTAAATTATGACTTAATTCTGCTAGATATAACTTTACCGAAACTAGATGGAATTGGGTTCTGTCAACAAGTGCGTCATGGTGCTAGAGCGATCGCAGATGATGGGTGTAACTTTTCCATTCCCATCCTCATGCTTACCGCTCGCGATACCGTAGCAGATAAAATTGCAGGGCTGGATGCTGGAGCAGATGACTACATGGTCAAGCCCTTTGACCTCGGGGAACTTATGGCTCGCGTGCGGGCGCTCTTGCGTCGAGGAAGTTCTAGAGTCGGAGCCAAACTTTTTTGGGGGAATTTGTGCATCAGTCCGAGTACCTACGAAGTTACCTATGAAGATCGGTTTGTCAATTTGACTCCAAAGGAGTATGCGATTCTGGAGCTACTGGTTTCTAGCGGTCGTCGAGTCTTAAGTAGACCGGGAATTATTGAACGAGTCTGGTCGCTAGAAGATCCACCCAGTGAGGAAACGGTAAAGTCCCACATCAAAAGTTTGCGGCAAAAACTTAGGGAAGTTGGTGCGCCAGATGATTTTATTGAGACAGTTCACGGGCTGGGTTACCGTCTCAAGCAGCTTTGA
- a CDS encoding Npun_R2821/Npun_R2822 family protein: MNNIGIYTLANDKTYDQLVALLNSIEVNVSPDIPICIIPYDDKLELVKQEIQSRKNVTIFDDPEALQRWDDFVNQVWDAHPRAKESKLNRPGWYKGFVHRKLAAFDGKFEKFVFYDADSLAMKHLNDVFAKLNSYDLVFDDWEHAKPKKVIDIKLEDISSVTHFTEDQLRSRIHCNSFFGSHQKLFDSTQLNDFKERLIEKREIEWIKSKFWWSSSALFNYMTIDCKYSMFNYTLSANSQDRTGNCANADEFVNINNVLYNQEELKAIHRLHYMSYSSNDFSRLCKGEDVEICYKDEFLHYRFLKQPELKPLKLKLPGVWSKTYWYIKKAVSKVKRSII; this comes from the coding sequence ATGAATAATATCGGTATTTATACTCTAGCTAATGACAAAACTTACGACCAACTTGTAGCATTACTTAATAGTATTGAAGTCAATGTTAGCCCGGATATACCTATTTGTATTATTCCTTATGATGACAAACTAGAGCTTGTCAAGCAAGAAATTCAATCTAGAAAAAATGTAACCATTTTTGACGATCCTGAAGCCCTTCAGCGATGGGACGATTTTGTCAACCAAGTGTGGGATGCTCATCCAAGAGCTAAAGAATCTAAATTAAACCGTCCGGGCTGGTATAAAGGATTTGTTCATAGAAAGTTGGCTGCATTTGATGGAAAATTTGAAAAATTTGTTTTTTATGATGCTGATAGTTTAGCAATGAAACATTTAAATGATGTGTTTGCCAAATTAAACAGCTACGACTTAGTCTTTGATGATTGGGAACATGCTAAGCCAAAAAAAGTTATAGATATCAAATTAGAGGATATTTCTAGTGTCACTCATTTTACAGAAGACCAATTACGATCTAGAATTCACTGCAATAGTTTTTTTGGTTCCCATCAAAAGCTCTTTGATAGTACACAATTAAATGATTTCAAAGAACGTCTGATTGAAAAACGGGAAATTGAATGGATTAAAAGCAAGTTTTGGTGGTCGAGTTCGGCTTTATTTAATTACATGACTATTGATTGTAAATACTCCATGTTTAACTATACCCTCAGTGCTAACAGTCAAGATAGAACCGGTAACTGTGCTAATGCAGATGAGTTTGTCAATATTAATAATGTTCTTTACAATCAAGAGGAGTTAAAAGCAATTCATCGCCTTCACTATATGAGTTACTCCTCCAATGATTTTTCTAGATTGTGTAAAGGAGAAGATGTTGAGATTTGTTATAAAGATGAGTTTTTGCATTACCGCTTTCTCAAACAGCCAGAACTCAAACCATTAAAATTAAAACTTCCTGGCGTTTGGTCAAAAACTTATTGGTATATCAAAAAAGCTGTCAGTAAAGTAAAAAGATCAATTATCTAA
- a CDS encoding ATP-binding protein, which yields MMKWSFEGKWIAGGFGLAMAVMAVISGISYQNATSLEKSTDKVKQSHEVLETLIGITATLNDADSGRRGYILLGDKSELKRYYQATQTIELKLKKLQKLLENNIKSDEQITKLEALLQQRIAIAQKSIELYQKGNYFTPDQTTLAASSKRNLTELQQIIDQMQLEEKQALEVWVQEFQFIIQSRMLIEILGTFFTFAILFGVYSQLYRQMNKRQQAENLKNKLAQEKELGELKLQFFSMASHEFRTPLSVILGSAQLLEESLQLIVEKQKLKNLYRIQSSAKLMTQLLSDILTLARAEAGKVEYKPELVEMQTFCLNLIEDMQIMSPSQSVIRFDKQGNCTHARVDEKLLYSILSNLLSNAIKYSPQSKDVYFTLKCEPEAVTFQVRDFGIGIPKEIQQELYEPFKRGSNVKGILGTGLGLALVKKCLDLHQGEIFVESEVGVGTQFTVVIPQNQIKV from the coding sequence ATGATGAAGTGGTCTTTTGAGGGAAAGTGGATTGCAGGTGGGTTTGGTCTCGCAATGGCAGTTATGGCTGTCATAAGTGGTATTTCTTACCAAAATGCAACTAGTTTAGAAAAAAGCACAGACAAAGTCAAACAAAGTCATGAAGTGCTAGAAACTCTAATTGGCATTACTGCCACCTTAAATGATGCTGACTCAGGGCGACGCGGTTATATTCTTTTGGGAGATAAGTCAGAGTTAAAGCGTTACTATCAGGCAACTCAAACAATCGAACTAAAACTTAAAAAATTGCAAAAATTGTTAGAAAACAATATCAAAAGTGACGAACAGATAACAAAGCTAGAAGCCCTTCTACAACAAAGAATTGCTATTGCCCAAAAGTCTATTGAACTTTACCAAAAAGGTAATTATTTTACACCAGATCAGACCACTCTCGCCGCTTCTAGCAAGCGCAATTTAACCGAACTGCAACAAATTATTGACCAAATGCAGCTTGAGGAAAAACAGGCACTAGAAGTGTGGGTGCAAGAATTTCAGTTCATCATTCAGTCTAGAATGCTAATTGAAATATTAGGAACTTTTTTCACTTTTGCTATTCTATTTGGGGTTTACAGCCAACTCTATCGACAAATGAATAAGCGCCAGCAAGCAGAAAATCTTAAAAACAAGCTAGCTCAAGAAAAAGAACTAGGTGAACTCAAGCTTCAGTTTTTCTCCATGGCTTCTCATGAATTTCGTACTCCTTTAAGCGTGATTTTAGGTTCGGCACAACTTTTGGAAGAAAGCCTTCAGTTAATCGTTGAAAAGCAGAAACTCAAAAATCTTTATCGCATTCAATCTTCAGCTAAATTAATGACTCAACTGCTCTCAGATATTCTAACTTTAGCAAGAGCAGAAGCGGGAAAGGTGGAGTACAAACCCGAACTCGTGGAAATGCAAACTTTTTGTCTTAATTTAATTGAGGATATGCAAATTATGAGTCCCTCTCAGTCTGTTATTAGGTTTGACAAACAAGGAAACTGCACTCACGCTAGAGTCGATGAAAAGTTACTTTACTCTATTCTGAGTAACCTACTTTCCAACGCTATTAAGTATTCTCCTCAAAGTAAAGATGTTTATTTTACTTTGAAATGCGAACCTGAAGCAGTGACATTTCAAGTGAGAGACTTTGGCATTGGTATTCCAAAAGAAATTCAACAAGAATTATACGAGCCTTTCAAGCGAGGCAGTAATGTGAAAGGAATTCTCGGTACGGGATTGGGGTTAGCCCTGGTGAAAAAATGTCTGGATTTGCACCAGGGAGAAATTTTTGTTGAGAGTGAGGTGGGAGTGGGAACTCAATTTACTGTCGTCATTCCACAAAATCAAATCAAAGTGTAA
- a CDS encoding pentapeptide repeat-containing protein, which yields MSAKKTDPLKIWLIALAATFSLSPILICLAFTKMEGLSTEQKIETRTQAISTTATFFLGLVVMMNAYFAAKRVEASRAGAIAAEKSNEIEIQNTQLAKEKLIAEKFMTAITQLGHESVATRTGAIYTLERVAQDCPKEYWTIMEILTAFVRENSVEQYQHASFEKRLNIRTDIQAALTVIGRREAERDLPNQRIDLRNADIKRADLHKANLQQANLRGADLSEADLRGADLSEADLENAKLCGSVLYEANLQSTNLEEANLSGANLNRAWVCGANLRSACLSGTSLRGANLQGANLYKANLCGSNLKVANLQGAKLFLANLQGAKLGKANLQGTGLIGANLQQANLNGANLQQANLNAAKLQHAEVFFANLSEASLREVDLYGANLMGTNLQMAILDEANLCGANLLGANLSMTNLSDVKLEGAILTGVKNLEPHQITVASGDVTTRLPENVDLPNHWTQIS from the coding sequence ATGTCTGCCAAGAAAACAGACCCTTTAAAAATTTGGTTGATAGCGCTCGCCGCGACGTTTAGTTTATCACCAATCCTCATTTGCTTAGCATTTACCAAAATGGAGGGCTTGTCAACAGAACAAAAAATAGAAACTAGAACACAAGCAATATCAACAACTGCCACTTTCTTTCTGGGATTGGTAGTGATGATGAATGCTTACTTTGCCGCAAAACGTGTAGAAGCAAGCAGAGCAGGAGCGATCGCAGCAGAAAAAAGCAATGAAATTGAGATACAAAACACTCAACTAGCCAAAGAAAAGCTGATTGCAGAAAAATTTATGACTGCAATTACTCAACTCGGTCATGAAAGTGTTGCCACAAGAACAGGTGCGATTTATACCTTAGAAAGAGTGGCTCAAGATTGTCCCAAAGAATATTGGACAATTATGGAAATACTCACTGCTTTTGTGCGAGAGAATTCCGTCGAGCAATATCAACATGCAAGTTTTGAGAAAAGATTAAACATTCGTACAGATATTCAAGCAGCGCTTACTGTTATTGGCAGGCGCGAAGCAGAGAGAGATTTACCCAACCAAAGAATTGATTTGCGGAATGCTGACATAAAGAGGGCTGACCTGCACAAAGCTAACTTGCAACAAGCAAACCTGCGGGGAGCCGATTTAAGTGAAGCAGACTTGCGCGGTGCGGATTTGTCCGAAGCAGATTTGGAGAATGCAAAACTCTGCGGATCTGTGTTGTACGAAGCCAACCTGCAATCAACAAATTTGGAGGAAGCCAATCTTTCCGGGGCAAATTTAAATCGTGCTTGGGTATGTGGGGCAAACCTACGCTCAGCCTGTCTTTCAGGAACCAGTTTGCGTGGAGCAAACCTACAAGGAGCAAATTTATATAAAGCGAATTTGTGCGGCTCCAATTTAAAAGTTGCGAATTTACAAGGAGCAAAGCTATTTCTTGCGAATTTACAAGGGGCAAAACTTGGAAAAGCCAACTTACAGGGAACGGGATTGATTGGTGCGAACCTGCAACAAGCAAACTTGAATGGAGCGAACCTGCAACAAGCAAATTTGAATGCAGCCAAACTACAGCACGCAGAAGTCTTTTTTGCCAACCTCTCGGAAGCTAGTCTTCGCGAAGTTGACCTCTATGGCGCGAACCTTATGGGGACAAACTTACAAATGGCAATTCTGGATGAAGCAAATCTTTGCGGGGCAAACCTTCTAGGAGCCAATCTCAGTATGACAAACTTAAGTGATGTCAAACTTGAAGGAGCCATCCTTACAGGCGTTAAAAATTTAGAACCGCATCAGATTACAGTCGCTTCCGGTGATGTGACAACCCGCTTACCAGAAAATGTCGATCTACCAAATCATTGGACGCAAATCAGCTAA
- a CDS encoding glycosyltransferase family 4 protein, producing the protein MKIVMVSSTFPYPPTRGGTQVRTYNLLKYLCQQHNITLVTQREPDVTETEIKELRESVSHLVLFNRPQDVSTSGGILKKAQRFATFLSKGTPPSVLNRYSPEMSNWIESFVQTGKCDVVTCEHSVNEIYVRPYFQKQIKTVVNIHSSVYGTCRNQLETGISENKLRDKLYLPLLRRYEQGYCSKFSDIVVTTEEDRVQMQEFKPNCDIAVIPNGVDLDSFPQRTTDPGGHRLIFIGAMDNLANIDAVCFFSNEVLPELRKIYSDTTFDIVGSRPAPEVLALRDKPGVTVTGRVPSMVDYLHQATVCVIPMRTGFGIKNKTLEAMAAGTPIVAGDRGLEGLAVDRVGVPLRALRANQPAEYINAISQLFENPQLRSELSQNGRQLVETDFTWDTAGKRYEQVLLTVTAKS; encoded by the coding sequence ATGAAAATTGTAATGGTATCTTCTACTTTTCCCTATCCGCCAACACGTGGTGGAACTCAAGTAAGAACATATAATTTACTGAAATACCTCTGTCAACAGCATAATATCACCCTAGTCACTCAAAGAGAACCTGACGTTACAGAGACGGAAATAAAAGAATTGCGAGAGAGTGTTTCTCATCTTGTTCTTTTTAATCGCCCGCAAGACGTAAGTACATCCGGAGGAATACTGAAGAAAGCTCAACGTTTTGCTACTTTCCTCTCTAAAGGTACGCCACCTAGTGTTTTAAACCGTTACTCTCCTGAAATGAGCAATTGGATTGAAAGTTTTGTACAAACAGGAAAATGTGATGTCGTAACGTGCGAACACAGCGTGAATGAAATTTATGTGCGTCCCTATTTTCAAAAACAGATTAAAACAGTAGTTAACATTCACAGCTCTGTCTATGGGACTTGTCGCAACCAACTAGAAACTGGTATCTCAGAAAATAAACTAAGAGATAAACTCTATCTACCTCTTTTACGTCGCTACGAGCAAGGCTACTGCTCTAAATTCTCAGACATTGTGGTTACGACGGAAGAAGATAGGGTGCAAATGCAGGAGTTCAAGCCGAATTGCGATATTGCAGTGATTCCCAATGGAGTTGATTTAGATTCATTTCCTCAACGGACTACCGATCCGGGCGGACATCGCTTAATTTTCATAGGGGCGATGGATAATCTAGCAAATATTGATGCTGTTTGTTTCTTCAGCAATGAAGTTTTGCCAGAACTGCGAAAGATTTACTCAGATACAACTTTCGATATCGTTGGTTCTCGTCCCGCACCAGAAGTTTTAGCACTTAGAGATAAACCCGGAGTTACCGTTACCGGACGCGTACCTTCAATGGTAGATTATTTACATCAAGCAACTGTCTGCGTTATTCCCATGCGGACGGGATTTGGTATCAAAAATAAAACCTTAGAAGCAATGGCTGCAGGTACACCGATTGTTGCAGGCGATCGCGGTTTAGAAGGACTTGCTGTGGATCGAGTCGGTGTACCACTCAGAGCATTACGAGCCAATCAACCAGCTGAGTATATTAATGCCATCAGCCAACTCTTTGAAAACCCGCAGTTACGCTCGGAATTATCACAGAACGGCAGACAGCTCGTAGAAACAGATTTTACTTGGGATACTGCTGGTAAAAGATACGAACAAGTTCTGTTGACAGTGACCGCGAAGAGTTGA
- a CDS encoding cation-translocating P-type ATPase, which produces MAISLDKSVINTYQSSRTQWHHVHFREVAFLLDTNIETGLASAEVERRQTEVGLNEFTNKQGKSIWLRLKMQFSQPNLYILVLLGAIEAILGFRTYAIAFWGMAILNAVILDLQESSAERSIAAVVEAVAKKANVIRDGKKVRIPAQELIPGDLVLLNAGDLVPADLRLASTHNLQINEFSLTGELEPVQKSTISLNENTPLAKCCNMAYAGSFVISGQGKGIVVATGNSTELGKVSRCVKQQTRLSTPFMWKFNYYSQILLYMVLVLASLTFVLGLGQGRSWSEMFEVVVALVVSAIPQGLSAVLTITLAIGVARMARRHVLICKLPVVEKLSGTTVICSDTETLTENQMTVQLIWAGEQRYVVDGLGYSSNGTIWETGNRQPVHFGGRFLNFGLGKTSESGNDLNFKQHNPKINIALRECLMAGLLCNNSHLEPKQNQWVVVGDRTEGALIIVARKAGLSQSSLTEVMPKLDVIPFESNFQSMATLHGTKINDKRKNISSFISDSSEKRIYVKGSVEVILNRCRQMLDSDGNLIPFNRVSVELEVETLAKQGLRVLGFAKKLMGDNCNSLAREHLESDLIFIGLQGIFDPLRKEVFTAVRSFHSAGIQVKMITKDHIVTAVAIAKKLGLQNKNQLLAFEGQQLARMNARELAQAARAGVVFARVTPVQKLRLVEALQSEGEIVAIAGDKVNDAASLRQANIGIAMGDAGTDLAKETADVLLGDDNFASIEAAIEEGRTIYQNLRRAIAFILPMNGGELIAVLLSALMLREIALLPLQILWLNIVNSTALAIPLAFEPKSRQMMFPDARRCHKPLQSQQIFWQILIVSAFNGILLFGMYEWIFQKTGQVALARTIAIQMFMASRIIHLLSISNLGSTITAKLKSQAISIQNSPAIVIGIFCTLVLQVLFSQWSFMNALFGSVPLNLNQ; this is translated from the coding sequence ATGGCAATATCTCTAGACAAATCAGTTATAAATACTTATCAATCTTCTCGCACTCAATGGCATCACGTTCATTTTAGAGAAGTTGCTTTTTTGCTTGATACAAATATAGAAACGGGTTTGGCGTCTGCTGAAGTTGAACGCCGACAAACTGAAGTTGGGCTGAATGAATTTACCAACAAACAAGGTAAAAGCATTTGGTTGCGCTTAAAAATGCAATTTTCTCAGCCTAATTTGTATATTTTAGTACTCTTGGGAGCCATCGAAGCTATACTTGGTTTCCGGACATATGCGATCGCATTTTGGGGTATGGCAATCCTCAATGCTGTGATTTTGGATCTACAGGAATCGAGTGCGGAAAGGTCAATTGCTGCTGTTGTAGAAGCAGTAGCAAAAAAAGCAAATGTAATACGTGATGGCAAAAAAGTTCGCATCCCCGCTCAAGAATTAATACCGGGTGACTTAGTACTCTTGAACGCAGGCGATCTGGTTCCGGCTGACCTGCGGCTTGCGAGTACGCACAACTTGCAAATAAATGAGTTTTCTCTCACTGGTGAATTAGAGCCCGTTCAAAAAAGCACTATTTCTCTCAATGAAAATACGCCTTTGGCTAAGTGCTGTAACATGGCTTATGCGGGAAGCTTTGTCATTTCCGGACAAGGAAAGGGGATTGTTGTAGCCACAGGGAACAGTACCGAATTGGGGAAAGTATCTCGTTGCGTAAAGCAACAAACTCGCTTGAGTACACCTTTCATGTGGAAGTTTAACTACTACAGCCAAATTTTGCTCTATATGGTGCTGGTACTGGCAAGCTTAACCTTTGTATTGGGGTTGGGACAAGGACGCTCTTGGAGTGAGATGTTTGAAGTGGTCGTGGCGCTGGTAGTGAGTGCTATTCCTCAAGGATTATCTGCAGTACTAACCATCACTCTAGCCATTGGGGTGGCGCGAATGGCGCGTCGTCATGTCCTTATTTGCAAACTTCCTGTGGTGGAAAAACTGAGCGGTACTACTGTCATCTGTTCTGACACGGAAACGCTGACAGAAAACCAGATGACTGTACAACTTATTTGGGCTGGTGAGCAAAGGTATGTAGTAGATGGTTTGGGTTACAGCTCAAATGGGACAATCTGGGAAACTGGAAATCGTCAACCCGTTCATTTTGGCGGACGATTTTTGAATTTTGGCTTGGGAAAAACAAGTGAGTCAGGGAACGACCTTAACTTCAAACAGCACAATCCTAAAATCAACATTGCCCTACGCGAATGCTTGATGGCTGGTTTGCTGTGCAATAACTCTCACCTAGAACCCAAACAAAATCAATGGGTTGTGGTCGGCGATCGCACTGAAGGCGCGTTAATTATTGTTGCCCGCAAAGCTGGTTTAAGTCAATCTAGCCTTACAGAAGTCATGCCCAAGCTGGATGTGATTCCTTTTGAATCTAACTTCCAATCTATGGCAACTTTACATGGAACAAAAATCAATGACAAGCGTAAAAACATATCATCCTTTATTTCCGATTCTTCAGAAAAAAGGATTTATGTAAAAGGTTCGGTGGAAGTCATTCTCAACAGATGTCGGCAAATGTTGGATTCTGACGGAAATCTCATTCCCTTCAACCGCGTATCTGTGGAGCTTGAAGTCGAAACGCTCGCAAAGCAGGGATTGCGGGTGCTGGGATTTGCCAAAAAGTTGATGGGAGATAACTGTAACTCCCTAGCTCGCGAACATCTAGAATCAGATCTCATTTTTATAGGATTGCAAGGCATATTTGACCCACTGCGAAAGGAAGTGTTTACCGCCGTCCGATCTTTCCATTCTGCGGGAATTCAGGTAAAGATGATTACCAAAGACCATATCGTTACGGCGGTAGCAATTGCCAAAAAACTGGGGCTGCAAAACAAAAATCAATTGTTAGCATTTGAGGGACAACAGCTAGCACGTATGAATGCAAGGGAACTCGCACAAGCTGCACGAGCGGGAGTCGTTTTTGCTCGGGTAACTCCCGTTCAAAAGCTACGTCTTGTGGAAGCGTTGCAGTCTGAGGGTGAGATTGTGGCAATTGCAGGAGATAAGGTGAATGATGCTGCGTCCTTAAGACAGGCGAACATTGGCATTGCAATGGGTGATGCGGGAACGGATCTTGCTAAAGAAACGGCTGATGTACTGCTAGGAGATGACAATTTTGCCTCTATTGAAGCAGCCATTGAGGAAGGACGAACAATCTACCAGAATCTGCGTCGTGCGATCGCATTTATCCTACCTATGAATGGTGGAGAGTTAATAGCAGTTTTACTCAGCGCTCTCATGTTACGAGAAATCGCACTCTTACCTCTACAAATCCTGTGGCTGAACATAGTTAACTCAACCGCTTTGGCTATCCCTTTGGCGTTTGAACCTAAATCCCGTCAGATGATGTTTCCAGATGCACGCCGTTGTCACAAACCTTTGCAATCCCAGCAGATTTTCTGGCAGATTTTGATTGTGTCTGCGTTCAACGGCATACTGCTTTTTGGAATGTATGAATGGATATTTCAGAAGACAGGACAAGTTGCACTAGCTCGGACAATTGCAATCCAGATGTTCATGGCTAGTAGAATTATACATTTATTAAGTATCAGTAACTTAGGGAGTACTATTACTGCCAAACTCAAAAGTCAGGCAATATCAATTCAAAATTCTCCTGCGATCGTTATCGGCATTTTCTGCACTCTTGTCTTGCAAGTTCTCTTTAGCCAGTGGAGTTTTATGAATGCTCTGTTTGGCAGTGTACCTTTGAATCTAAACCAATAG
- a CDS encoding glycosyltransferase family 2 protein: MSKISVCIPTFNRMNLLPHAIESVLKQTYQDFELIVCDDGSQDGTPNLMSQYTDSRIKYIRHSQNIGKSNNMRSGFDAATGDYFIKFDDDDRLTPEFLSRTAAILDKDLSIDFVGTDHWIIDINNLRDETRTQENSRSWGRASLSEGAIDNLLEVVFVNQSFQIGATLFRRATLQELGFMQPNWQNCEDNDLFVRLALAGKKGYYLPELLMEYRFHPQQQGIDRAIPYLSDKIRYLQSYKFETEKLEKIRQQRLAETQLLLGLRLIEKGETQKGRKLVLAGQSFSTAKAWIGLTLSVLPVKLRPQAFGLLRRVRG; this comes from the coding sequence ATGTCTAAAATTAGTGTTTGTATACCAACCTTTAATCGAATGAATCTATTACCACATGCTATTGAAAGTGTACTCAAGCAAACTTACCAAGACTTTGAATTAATTGTGTGTGATGACGGTTCTCAAGACGGTACACCTAACCTCATGTCCCAGTACACAGACAGCCGTATCAAGTATATTCGTCATTCGCAAAATATTGGTAAAAGCAATAATATGCGTTCTGGCTTTGATGCAGCAACGGGTGACTATTTTATTAAATTTGATGATGACGATCGCTTAACTCCAGAATTTCTGTCACGGACTGCTGCTATTCTCGATAAAGATTTGAGTATAGATTTTGTTGGTACAGATCATTGGATTATTGATATTAATAATTTGCGGGATGAAACCAGAACTCAAGAAAATTCTCGCTCTTGGGGTAGGGCGAGTTTGTCAGAGGGTGCGATCGATAATTTATTAGAAGTTGTGTTTGTTAACCAAAGTTTTCAAATAGGAGCCACTTTATTTCGACGTGCTACCTTACAGGAGTTGGGATTTATGCAACCCAATTGGCAGAATTGCGAGGATAACGATTTGTTTGTCAGGCTGGCTTTGGCAGGAAAAAAGGGTTATTATCTACCAGAGTTATTAATGGAATATCGTTTCCACCCACAACAGCAAGGTATCGATCGCGCAATTCCATATCTCAGCGATAAAATCCGGTATTTGCAGAGTTATAAATTTGAGACTGAAAAATTAGAAAAAATTAGGCAACAGCGTCTTGCAGAAACCCAATTGTTATTAGGTTTGCGGTTAATTGAAAAGGGGGAAACACAAAAAGGACGCAAGTTAGTGTTGGCTGGTCAATCTTTTTCTACAGCTAAAGCATGGATTGGATTAACTTTGTCAGTTTTACCTGTCAAGTTACGTCCTCAAGCATTTGGTTTGTTAAGACGGGTTAGGGGCTAG
- a CDS encoding polysaccharide pyruvyl transferase family protein yields the protein MNILLLGYYGFKNIGDDLSIQELIEIFASQEIIKNIFVFCEDTSYESTNTKVVFCNTRKLSILQKIFILFQSDYLIWGGSTYNLKDSSNKLLMMQQFAKLVGKRFCYLGVGLESFSIEELTTKAKVLKNADILYLRDKNSYNLAVSKMDSIKAYLGGYLAFLNPDRYEKWIKSDRANQIQNISFTGNFWWGEGRAEFYSQQLLPLIEKFNAVIHLLPAQVGVEKNDNKFHKLLKNYLPDRNCKIHSWSQPQDFVELLSQMDFHFGNRLHSVMLADLLGIPNIGIDEYVSKTSKIKNYIDKTEMLPLHRMLNFMEPIDICVIEKIFHEYQRPSEFILNESKTAKEGVELVLQERSQTSFSIFPVLVGLRS from the coding sequence ATGAATATTCTTTTATTGGGTTATTATGGATTTAAGAATATTGGGGACGATTTATCTATCCAAGAACTGATTGAAATTTTCGCCAGTCAAGAAATTATTAAAAATATATTTGTGTTTTGTGAAGATACATCTTATGAAAGCACAAACACTAAAGTTGTCTTTTGCAATACTCGTAAATTATCAATCCTTCAAAAAATTTTTATACTTTTTCAAAGCGATTATTTAATTTGGGGCGGTAGTACTTATAACTTAAAAGACAGTTCTAATAAATTGCTGATGATGCAACAATTTGCTAAATTGGTAGGTAAGCGCTTCTGTTATTTGGGTGTAGGTTTAGAATCTTTTAGTATCGAAGAATTGACAACGAAAGCAAAGGTTTTGAAAAATGCAGATATCTTGTATTTAAGAGATAAAAATTCCTATAACTTGGCTGTTTCTAAAATGGATTCTATTAAAGCCTATTTAGGAGGTTATTTAGCATTTTTAAATCCGGACAGATATGAAAAGTGGATTAAAAGCGATCGCGCAAATCAAATACAAAATATTTCATTTACAGGCAATTTCTGGTGGGGTGAAGGAAGGGCTGAGTTCTATTCACAACAGCTACTTCCATTGATTGAAAAGTTTAATGCAGTGATTCATTTATTACCTGCTCAAGTGGGTGTGGAAAAAAACGATAATAAATTTCATAAATTACTGAAGAACTACTTACCTGATAGAAATTGCAAGATCCACTCATGGAGCCAGCCACAAGATTTTGTGGAACTTCTCAGCCAAATGGATTTTCACTTTGGAAATAGGCTTCACTCTGTCATGCTTGCCGATCTTCTTGGAATACCCAATATAGGTATTGATGAGTATGTTTCTAAAACCTCTAAAATAAAAAACTATATTGATAAAACAGAAATGTTACCCCTACACAGGATGTTGAATTTTATGGAGCCAATAGATATTTGTGTCATTGAAAAAATATTCCATGAATATCAAAGACCCAGTGAATTTATTTTGAACGAGTCGAAGACAGCAAAAGAAGGGGTAGAGTTGGTTTTGCAAGAGCGATCGCAAACGAGTTTTTCAATATTTCCCGTACTAGTTGGATTGCGTTCGTGA